In Nitrosophilus alvini, the following are encoded in one genomic region:
- a CDS encoding ferredoxin-thioredoxin reductase catalytic domain-containing protein, with protein MSETIKKIDPESREFQEELKKTVIFTDKVIKQFGFAYNPDPEINRSIQFGLTRNKLIYGKRYCPCFFVTGNKEEDRICPCKPALENEIPNEGLCHCGIFCTPEYAEKQKMEEEIEEVVHQHSRGLSKKECEILLEKEQLDGDELEALIEARELNMIDFNLVDVREWMEYRAARIKGTDYLVPTTTFYESVKQIEDQKEKPLIVYCHVGSRSAYCQRVLKDMGFKSVGNLTYGIVSYPGEIERG; from the coding sequence ATGAGTGAAACCATAAAAAAAATTGACCCCGAATCGCGGGAATTTCAGGAAGAACTCAAAAAAACAGTAATTTTTACAGATAAAGTAATCAAACAGTTTGGTTTTGCATACAACCCTGACCCTGAGATCAATCGCTCAATTCAGTTTGGACTTACAAGAAACAAACTAATCTACGGCAAAAGATACTGTCCATGTTTTTTTGTAACGGGAAATAAAGAAGAAGATAGAATATGCCCGTGCAAACCGGCCCTCGAAAATGAGATACCAAATGAGGGTCTTTGTCACTGCGGAATTTTCTGTACACCGGAATATGCCGAAAAACAGAAAATGGAAGAAGAGATAGAAGAAGTTGTACATCAGCACTCAAGAGGTCTTTCTAAAAAAGAGTGCGAGATACTTCTTGAAAAAGAGCAGCTTGACGGAGATGAACTTGAAGCTTTGATAGAAGCCCGAGAACTTAATATGATTGATTTCAACCTTGTTGATGTGAGAGAGTGGATGGAGTATAGAGCGGCTAGGATAAAGGGCACGGACTATCTTGTACCGACAACAACATTTTACGAGTCTGTAAAACAGATTGAAGACCAAAAAGAGAAGCCTCTCATAGTCTATTGCCATGTGGGGAGCAGAAGCGCATATTGCCAGCGAGTTTTAAAAGATATGGGGTTTAAAAGTGTGGGAAATCTCACTTACGGTATCGTGAGTTATCCCGGTGAAATCGAAAGAGGCTGA
- a CDS encoding DUF502 domain-containing protein, whose translation MKKFFRYLWIGTLSILPFVIVLQIFFWFQKILVEYIKRFIAVSDGNWIIVIVTLGIIISFLVLVGYSIERYGKSIFVAAIDRLMQNIPLLKTIYNFVKDFLKMVFAGKESEVFREVVIVPYPNTKLYSIGFITNRISKELMIVFVPTCPNPTSGFTVMANRKDIEFLDIDIDEAMKMVISIGAVSSEKMKEEIKKALENRLL comes from the coding sequence GTGAAAAAGTTTTTTAGATATCTGTGGATAGGGACTCTGTCTATCCTGCCTTTTGTAATAGTTTTGCAGATTTTCTTCTGGTTTCAAAAAATTCTTGTGGAATATATAAAGAGATTTATAGCAGTTTCCGACGGAAACTGGATAATTGTTATTGTGACATTGGGTATTATTATATCTTTTTTGGTTCTGGTGGGCTATTCGATCGAAAGATACGGAAAATCAATTTTTGTTGCCGCTATAGACAGACTTATGCAAAATATTCCTCTTTTAAAGACGATTTATAACTTTGTAAAAGATTTTCTCAAAATGGTTTTTGCAGGAAAAGAGTCAGAAGTTTTCAGAGAAGTTGTTATCGTTCCGTACCCGAATACAAAACTCTATTCGATAGGTTTTATAACAAACAGAATAAGTAAAGAGCTCATGATAGTTTTCGTTCCTACCTGTCCAAATCCAACTTCAGGCTTCACCGTTATGGCAAACAGAAAAGATATCGAGTTTCTTGATATAGATATAGATGAAGCTATGAAAATGGTTATATCCATAGGTGCGGTCTCTTCGGAAAAGATGAAAGAAGAAATTAAAAAAGCGCTTGAAAATAGACTCTTATGA